A portion of the Bubalus kerabau isolate K-KA32 ecotype Philippines breed swamp buffalo chromosome 1, PCC_UOA_SB_1v2, whole genome shotgun sequence genome contains these proteins:
- the SIRT6 gene encoding NAD-dependent protein deacylase sirtuin-6 isoform X2, with protein sequence MSVNYAAGLSPYADKGKCGLPEVFDPPEELEQKVWELAQLIWQSSSVVFHTGAGISTASGIPDFRGPHGVWTMEERGLAPKFDTTFENAQPTKTHMALVQLERVGLLRFLVSQNVDGLHVRSGFPRDKLAELHGNMFVEECVKCKTQYVRDTVVGSMGLKPTGRLCTVAKSRGLRACRGELRDTILDWEDSLPDRDLTLADEASRNADLSITLGTSLQIRPSGNLPLATKRRGGRLVIINLQPTKHDRHADLRIHGYVDEVMTRLMKHLGLEIPAWDGPHVVERALPPLPRPPAPKLGPKEEASPQLNSPVPASPKQEPTAEPCAQHNGSGPTSPKRERPDSPSPHRPPKRVKTEVVPS encoded by the exons ATGTCGGTGAATTACGCGGCGGGGCTTTCGCCGTATGCGGACAAGGGCAAGTGCGGTCTACCCGAG GTCTTCGACCCCCCCGAGGAGTTGGAGCAGAAGGTGTGGGAGCTGGCACAGCTCATCTGGCAGTCTTCCAGTGTGGTGTTCCACACAGGCGCAGGCATCAGCACTGCCTCAGGCATCCCCGACTTCAG GGGCCCCCATGGCGTCTGGACGATGGAGGAGCGGGGCCTGGCCCCCAAGTTCGACACCACCTTCGAGAACGCCCAGCCCACAAAGACCCACATGGCGCTGGTCCAGCTGGAGCGTGTGGGCCTCCTGCGCTTCCTGGTCAGCCAGAACGTGGACGGACTGCACGTGCGCTCCGGCTTCCCCAG agACAAGCTGGCAGAGCTCCACGGAAACATGTTTGTAGAAGAATGTGTCAAGTGTAAGAC GCAGTATGTCCGGGACACTGTGGTGGGCAGCATGGGCCTGAAACCCACGGGCCGGCTCTGCACCGTGGCCAAGTCCAGAGGGCTGCGGGCCTGCAG GGGGGAGCTGAGAGATACCatcctggattgggaggattccctgCCTGACCGGGACCTCACCTTGGCCGACGAGGCCAGCAG GAATGCAGACCTGTCCATCACACTGGGCACCTCCCTGCAAATCCGGCCCAGCGGGAACCTTCCCCTCGCCACCAAGCGCCGTGGAGGTCGCCTGGTCATCATCAACCTTCAGCCCACCAAGCAC GACCGCCACGCAGACCTGCGAATCCACGGTTATGTTGATGAGGTCATGACGCGGCTCATGAAACACCTGGGCCTGGAGATCCCAGCCTGGGACGGCCCCCACGTGGTGGAGAGGGCACTGCCGCCCCTGCCACGCCCACCTGCCCCCAAGCTGGGGCCCAAGGAGGAGGCCTCCCCCCAGCTCAACAGCCCAGTGCCTGCCAGCCCCAAGCAGGAACCCACAGCTGAGCCCTGCGCCCAGCACAATGGTTCTGGACCCACCAGCCCCAAAAGGGAGCGGCCGGACAGCCCTTCCCCTCACAGGCCTCCCAAAAGAGTGAAGACCGAGGTGGTTCCTAGCTGA
- the SIRT6 gene encoding NAD-dependent protein deacylase sirtuin-6 isoform X4, translating to MSVNYAAGLSPYADKGKCGLPEGPPWRLDDGGAGPGPQVRHHLRERPAHKDPHGAGPAGACGPPALPGQPERGRTARALRLPQRQAGRAPRKHVCRRMCQVQYVRDTVVGSMGLKPTGRLCTVAKSRGLRACRGELRDTILDWEDSLPDRDLTLADEASRNADLSITLGTSLQIRPSGNLPLATKRRGGRLVIINLQPTKHDRHADLRIHGYVDEVMTRLMKHLGLEIPAWDGPHVVERALPPLPRPPAPKLGPKEEASPQLNSPVPASPKQEPTAEPCAQHNGSGPTSPKRERPDSPSPHRPPKRVKTEVVPS from the exons ATGTCGGTGAATTACGCGGCGGGGCTTTCGCCGTATGCGGACAAGGGCAAGTGCGGTCTACCCGAG GGGCCCCCATGGCGTCTGGACGATGGAGGAGCGGGGCCTGGCCCCCAAGTTCGACACCACCTTCGAGAACGCCCAGCCCACAAAGACCCACATGGCGCTGGTCCAGCTGGAGCGTGTGGGCCTCCTGCGCTTCCTGGTCAGCCAGAACGTGGACGGACTGCACGTGCGCTCCGGCTTCCCCAG agACAAGCTGGCAGAGCTCCACGGAAACATGTTTGTAGAAGAATGTGTCAAGT GCAGTATGTCCGGGACACTGTGGTGGGCAGCATGGGCCTGAAACCCACGGGCCGGCTCTGCACCGTGGCCAAGTCCAGAGGGCTGCGGGCCTGCAG GGGGGAGCTGAGAGATACCatcctggattgggaggattccctgCCTGACCGGGACCTCACCTTGGCCGACGAGGCCAGCAG GAATGCAGACCTGTCCATCACACTGGGCACCTCCCTGCAAATCCGGCCCAGCGGGAACCTTCCCCTCGCCACCAAGCGCCGTGGAGGTCGCCTGGTCATCATCAACCTTCAGCCCACCAAGCAC GACCGCCACGCAGACCTGCGAATCCACGGTTATGTTGATGAGGTCATGACGCGGCTCATGAAACACCTGGGCCTGGAGATCCCAGCCTGGGACGGCCCCCACGTGGTGGAGAGGGCACTGCCGCCCCTGCCACGCCCACCTGCCCCCAAGCTGGGGCCCAAGGAGGAGGCCTCCCCCCAGCTCAACAGCCCAGTGCCTGCCAGCCCCAAGCAGGAACCCACAGCTGAGCCCTGCGCCCAGCACAATGGTTCTGGACCCACCAGCCCCAAAAGGGAGCGGCCGGACAGCCCTTCCCCTCACAGGCCTCCCAAAAGAGTGAAGACCGAGGTGGTTCCTAGCTGA
- the SIRT6 gene encoding NAD-dependent protein deacylase sirtuin-6 isoform X3: MSVNYAAGLSPYADKGKCGLPEVFDPPEELEQKVWELAQLIWQSSSVVFHTGAGISTASGIPDFRGPHGVWTMEERGLAPKFDTTFENAQPTKTHMALVQLERVGLLRFLVSQNVDGLHVRSGFPRDKLAELHGNMFVEECVKCKTQYVRDTVVGSMGLKPTGRLCTVAKSRGLRACRNADLSITLGTSLQIRPSGNLPLATKRRGGRLVIINLQPTKHDRHADLRIHGYVDEVMTRLMKHLGLEIPAWDGPHVVERALPPLPRPPAPKLGPKEEASPQLNSPVPASPKQEPTAEPCAQHNGSGPTSPKRERPDSPSPHRPPKRVKTEVVPS; encoded by the exons ATGTCGGTGAATTACGCGGCGGGGCTTTCGCCGTATGCGGACAAGGGCAAGTGCGGTCTACCCGAG GTCTTCGACCCCCCCGAGGAGTTGGAGCAGAAGGTGTGGGAGCTGGCACAGCTCATCTGGCAGTCTTCCAGTGTGGTGTTCCACACAGGCGCAGGCATCAGCACTGCCTCAGGCATCCCCGACTTCAG GGGCCCCCATGGCGTCTGGACGATGGAGGAGCGGGGCCTGGCCCCCAAGTTCGACACCACCTTCGAGAACGCCCAGCCCACAAAGACCCACATGGCGCTGGTCCAGCTGGAGCGTGTGGGCCTCCTGCGCTTCCTGGTCAGCCAGAACGTGGACGGACTGCACGTGCGCTCCGGCTTCCCCAG agACAAGCTGGCAGAGCTCCACGGAAACATGTTTGTAGAAGAATGTGTCAAGTGTAAGAC GCAGTATGTCCGGGACACTGTGGTGGGCAGCATGGGCCTGAAACCCACGGGCCGGCTCTGCACCGTGGCCAAGTCCAGAGGGCTGCGGGCCTGCAG GAATGCAGACCTGTCCATCACACTGGGCACCTCCCTGCAAATCCGGCCCAGCGGGAACCTTCCCCTCGCCACCAAGCGCCGTGGAGGTCGCCTGGTCATCATCAACCTTCAGCCCACCAAGCAC GACCGCCACGCAGACCTGCGAATCCACGGTTATGTTGATGAGGTCATGACGCGGCTCATGAAACACCTGGGCCTGGAGATCCCAGCCTGGGACGGCCCCCACGTGGTGGAGAGGGCACTGCCGCCCCTGCCACGCCCACCTGCCCCCAAGCTGGGGCCCAAGGAGGAGGCCTCCCCCCAGCTCAACAGCCCAGTGCCTGCCAGCCCCAAGCAGGAACCCACAGCTGAGCCCTGCGCCCAGCACAATGGTTCTGGACCCACCAGCCCCAAAAGGGAGCGGCCGGACAGCCCTTCCCCTCACAGGCCTCCCAAAAGAGTGAAGACCGAGGTGGTTCCTAGCTGA
- the SIRT6 gene encoding NAD-dependent protein deacylase sirtuin-6 isoform X5, whose product MRTRASAVYPRGPHGVWTMEERGLAPKFDTTFENAQPTKTHMALVQLERVGLLRFLVSQNVDGLHVRSGFPRDKLAELHGNMFVEECVKCKTQYVRDTVVGSMGLKPTGRLCTVAKSRGLRACRGELRDTILDWEDSLPDRDLTLADEASRNADLSITLGTSLQIRPSGNLPLATKRRGGRLVIINLQPTKHDRHADLRIHGYVDEVMTRLMKHLGLEIPAWDGPHVVERALPPLPRPPAPKLGPKEEASPQLNSPVPASPKQEPTAEPCAQHNGSGPTSPKRERPDSPSPHRPPKRVKTEVVPS is encoded by the exons ATGCGGACAAGGGCAAGTGCGGTCTACCCGAG GGGCCCCCATGGCGTCTGGACGATGGAGGAGCGGGGCCTGGCCCCCAAGTTCGACACCACCTTCGAGAACGCCCAGCCCACAAAGACCCACATGGCGCTGGTCCAGCTGGAGCGTGTGGGCCTCCTGCGCTTCCTGGTCAGCCAGAACGTGGACGGACTGCACGTGCGCTCCGGCTTCCCCAG agACAAGCTGGCAGAGCTCCACGGAAACATGTTTGTAGAAGAATGTGTCAAGTGTAAGAC GCAGTATGTCCGGGACACTGTGGTGGGCAGCATGGGCCTGAAACCCACGGGCCGGCTCTGCACCGTGGCCAAGTCCAGAGGGCTGCGGGCCTGCAG GGGGGAGCTGAGAGATACCatcctggattgggaggattccctgCCTGACCGGGACCTCACCTTGGCCGACGAGGCCAGCAG GAATGCAGACCTGTCCATCACACTGGGCACCTCCCTGCAAATCCGGCCCAGCGGGAACCTTCCCCTCGCCACCAAGCGCCGTGGAGGTCGCCTGGTCATCATCAACCTTCAGCCCACCAAGCAC GACCGCCACGCAGACCTGCGAATCCACGGTTATGTTGATGAGGTCATGACGCGGCTCATGAAACACCTGGGCCTGGAGATCCCAGCCTGGGACGGCCCCCACGTGGTGGAGAGGGCACTGCCGCCCCTGCCACGCCCACCTGCCCCCAAGCTGGGGCCCAAGGAGGAGGCCTCCCCCCAGCTCAACAGCCCAGTGCCTGCCAGCCCCAAGCAGGAACCCACAGCTGAGCCCTGCGCCCAGCACAATGGTTCTGGACCCACCAGCCCCAAAAGGGAGCGGCCGGACAGCCCTTCCCCTCACAGGCCTCCCAAAAGAGTGAAGACCGAGGTGGTTCCTAGCTGA
- the SIRT6 gene encoding NAD-dependent protein deacylase sirtuin-6 isoform X1 — protein sequence MQSVSKGENSLGRNTPHTGCGPSQQVFDPPEELEQKVWELAQLIWQSSSVVFHTGAGISTASGIPDFRGPHGVWTMEERGLAPKFDTTFENAQPTKTHMALVQLERVGLLRFLVSQNVDGLHVRSGFPRDKLAELHGNMFVEECVKCKTQYVRDTVVGSMGLKPTGRLCTVAKSRGLRACRGELRDTILDWEDSLPDRDLTLADEASRNADLSITLGTSLQIRPSGNLPLATKRRGGRLVIINLQPTKHDRHADLRIHGYVDEVMTRLMKHLGLEIPAWDGPHVVERALPPLPRPPAPKLGPKEEASPQLNSPVPASPKQEPTAEPCAQHNGSGPTSPKRERPDSPSPHRPPKRVKTEVVPS from the exons ATGCAGTCTGTCTCAAAAGGTGAGAACAGCCTTGGGAGAAACACTCCACACACAGGGTGTGGGCCATCTCAGCAG GTCTTCGACCCCCCCGAGGAGTTGGAGCAGAAGGTGTGGGAGCTGGCACAGCTCATCTGGCAGTCTTCCAGTGTGGTGTTCCACACAGGCGCAGGCATCAGCACTGCCTCAGGCATCCCCGACTTCAG GGGCCCCCATGGCGTCTGGACGATGGAGGAGCGGGGCCTGGCCCCCAAGTTCGACACCACCTTCGAGAACGCCCAGCCCACAAAGACCCACATGGCGCTGGTCCAGCTGGAGCGTGTGGGCCTCCTGCGCTTCCTGGTCAGCCAGAACGTGGACGGACTGCACGTGCGCTCCGGCTTCCCCAG agACAAGCTGGCAGAGCTCCACGGAAACATGTTTGTAGAAGAATGTGTCAAGTGTAAGAC GCAGTATGTCCGGGACACTGTGGTGGGCAGCATGGGCCTGAAACCCACGGGCCGGCTCTGCACCGTGGCCAAGTCCAGAGGGCTGCGGGCCTGCAG GGGGGAGCTGAGAGATACCatcctggattgggaggattccctgCCTGACCGGGACCTCACCTTGGCCGACGAGGCCAGCAG GAATGCAGACCTGTCCATCACACTGGGCACCTCCCTGCAAATCCGGCCCAGCGGGAACCTTCCCCTCGCCACCAAGCGCCGTGGAGGTCGCCTGGTCATCATCAACCTTCAGCCCACCAAGCAC GACCGCCACGCAGACCTGCGAATCCACGGTTATGTTGATGAGGTCATGACGCGGCTCATGAAACACCTGGGCCTGGAGATCCCAGCCTGGGACGGCCCCCACGTGGTGGAGAGGGCACTGCCGCCCCTGCCACGCCCACCTGCCCCCAAGCTGGGGCCCAAGGAGGAGGCCTCCCCCCAGCTCAACAGCCCAGTGCCTGCCAGCCCCAAGCAGGAACCCACAGCTGAGCCCTGCGCCCAGCACAATGGTTCTGGACCCACCAGCCCCAAAAGGGAGCGGCCGGACAGCCCTTCCCCTCACAGGCCTCCCAAAAGAGTGAAGACCGAGGTGGTTCCTAGCTGA
- the CREB3L3 gene encoding cyclic AMP-responsive element-binding protein 3-like protein 3 isoform X2: MDGDLAIGKMASSTSPMGPIDSLELLDLLFDRQDGVLRHVELGEDWGHGEDQVLPGTDSDDFLNSILGSGDSDSPTWSPAASDSGISEDLPSDTQDTPPHGGVPATTAGCHSVESGKGPCPSYHPGPTCPARHLGPVAPRLETSVAIDLEMWSPGVYAEEQADLADSPSRYNLTVKDLLLSSSSGDLQHHLAAPHLLRPGTGHCQELVLTEDEKKLLAKEGITLPTQLPLTKYEERVLKKIRRKIRNKQSAQESRKKKKEYIDGLETRMSACTAQNQELQRKVLHLEKQNLSLLEQLKKLQAIVVQSTSKSAQTGTCIAVLLFSFALIVLPSISPFASNRAESPGDFAPVRVFSRTLHNDAASRVAPDTAPGSEAPGPGPNTGALQERSPGSPPGEWESQDTRALDNSTEDLDNSTLVQGNSVKELDRATLLDCAPPEPAVSPGRVGLEAAGGEL, encoded by the exons ATGGATGGGGACTTAGCTATTGGAAAG ATGGCTTCCTCCACCAGTCCCATGGGCCCTATCGACAGCCTGGAACTCCTGGATCTACTGTTTGACCGGCAGGACGGCGTCCTGAGACACGTAGAGCTGGGAGAGGACTGGGGCCATGGGGAGGACCAG GTCCTGCCAGGTACGGACTCTGATGACTTCCTCAACTCCATCCTGGGTTCTGGAGATTCAGATTCCCCAACCTGGTCCCCTGCGGCCAGTGACAGTGGCATCTCAGAAGATCTGCCCTCTGACACCCAGGACACACCTCCACACGGTGGGGTGCCTGCCACCACTGCCGGCTGCCATAGTGTGGAGTCTGGCAAGGGGCcctgcccctcctaccatcctgGCCCCACCTGCCCTGCCAGGCACCTCGGGCCAGTGGCCCCAAGGCTTGAGACTTCTGTTGCCATAGACCTGG AAATGTGGAGCCCAGGCGTCTATGCTGAGGAGCAGGCCGACCTGGCTGACTCGCCCTCACGCTACAACCTCACAGTCAAGGACCTCCTCCTCTCCAGCAGCAGCGGGGACCTG CAACATCACCTGGCAGCCCCCCACCTGTTGCGACCTGGGACTGGGCACTGCCAGGAGCTGGTGCTGACGGAGGATGAGAAGAAGCTACTAGCCAAAGAAGGCATCACTCTGCCCACTCAGCTGCCCCTTACCAAG TATGAGGAGCGAGTGCTGAAAAAGATCCGCCGGAAAATCCGAAACAAACAGTCAGCTCAAGAAAGTcggaaaaagaagaaggaatacATTGATGGCCTGGAGACTCG GATGTCAGCTTGTACCGCCCAGAATCAGGAACTTCAGAGGAAGGTCTTGCATCTCGAAAAGCAGAACCT GTCTCTCTTGGAACAGCTGAAGAAACTCCAGGCCATTGTGGTCCAGTCTACCAGCAAATCAGCACAGACGGGCACCTGCATAGCA GTCCTGCTCTTCTCCTTCGCCCTCATCGTCCTCCCCTCCATCAGCCCTTTCGCCTCCAACAGAGCCGAGAGCCCCGGAGACTTCGCACCTGTGCGAG TTTTCTCCAGAACTCTACACAACGACGCGGCATCCCGGGTGGCTCCCGACACTGCACCAGGCTCCGAGGCCCCCGGACCCGGGCCCAACACTGGCGCACTTCAGGAAAGGTCTCCAGGCAGCCCTCCGGGGGAATGGGAATCCCAGGACACACGTGCTCTGGACAATTCGACAGAGGATCTGGACAACTCAACTCTGGTCCAGGGCAACTCTGTGAAGGAACTGGACCGGGCCACCCTACTGGACTGTGCCCCGCCTGAGCCAGCAGTCAGCCCGGGCCGCGTGGGGCTGGAGGCAGCAGGGGGGGAGCTGTGA
- the CREB3L3 gene encoding cyclic AMP-responsive element-binding protein 3-like protein 3 isoform X1 — MDGDLAIGKMASSTSPMGPIDSLELLDLLFDRQDGVLRHVELGEDWGHGEDQVLPGTDSDDFLNSILGSGDSDSPTWSPAASDSGISEDLPSDTQDTPPHGGVPATTAGCHSVESGKGPCPSYHPGPTCPARHLGPVAPRLETSVAIDLEMWSPGVYAEEQADLADSPSRYNLTVKDLLLSSSSGDLQQHHLAAPHLLRPGTGHCQELVLTEDEKKLLAKEGITLPTQLPLTKYEERVLKKIRRKIRNKQSAQESRKKKKEYIDGLETRMSACTAQNQELQRKVLHLEKQNLSLLEQLKKLQAIVVQSTSKSAQTGTCIAVLLFSFALIVLPSISPFASNRAESPGDFAPVRVFSRTLHNDAASRVAPDTAPGSEAPGPGPNTGALQERSPGSPPGEWESQDTRALDNSTEDLDNSTLVQGNSVKELDRATLLDCAPPEPAVSPGRVGLEAAGGEL, encoded by the exons ATGGATGGGGACTTAGCTATTGGAAAG ATGGCTTCCTCCACCAGTCCCATGGGCCCTATCGACAGCCTGGAACTCCTGGATCTACTGTTTGACCGGCAGGACGGCGTCCTGAGACACGTAGAGCTGGGAGAGGACTGGGGCCATGGGGAGGACCAG GTCCTGCCAGGTACGGACTCTGATGACTTCCTCAACTCCATCCTGGGTTCTGGAGATTCAGATTCCCCAACCTGGTCCCCTGCGGCCAGTGACAGTGGCATCTCAGAAGATCTGCCCTCTGACACCCAGGACACACCTCCACACGGTGGGGTGCCTGCCACCACTGCCGGCTGCCATAGTGTGGAGTCTGGCAAGGGGCcctgcccctcctaccatcctgGCCCCACCTGCCCTGCCAGGCACCTCGGGCCAGTGGCCCCAAGGCTTGAGACTTCTGTTGCCATAGACCTGG AAATGTGGAGCCCAGGCGTCTATGCTGAGGAGCAGGCCGACCTGGCTGACTCGCCCTCACGCTACAACCTCACAGTCAAGGACCTCCTCCTCTCCAGCAGCAGCGGGGACCTG CAGCAACATCACCTGGCAGCCCCCCACCTGTTGCGACCTGGGACTGGGCACTGCCAGGAGCTGGTGCTGACGGAGGATGAGAAGAAGCTACTAGCCAAAGAAGGCATCACTCTGCCCACTCAGCTGCCCCTTACCAAG TATGAGGAGCGAGTGCTGAAAAAGATCCGCCGGAAAATCCGAAACAAACAGTCAGCTCAAGAAAGTcggaaaaagaagaaggaatacATTGATGGCCTGGAGACTCG GATGTCAGCTTGTACCGCCCAGAATCAGGAACTTCAGAGGAAGGTCTTGCATCTCGAAAAGCAGAACCT GTCTCTCTTGGAACAGCTGAAGAAACTCCAGGCCATTGTGGTCCAGTCTACCAGCAAATCAGCACAGACGGGCACCTGCATAGCA GTCCTGCTCTTCTCCTTCGCCCTCATCGTCCTCCCCTCCATCAGCCCTTTCGCCTCCAACAGAGCCGAGAGCCCCGGAGACTTCGCACCTGTGCGAG TTTTCTCCAGAACTCTACACAACGACGCGGCATCCCGGGTGGCTCCCGACACTGCACCAGGCTCCGAGGCCCCCGGACCCGGGCCCAACACTGGCGCACTTCAGGAAAGGTCTCCAGGCAGCCCTCCGGGGGAATGGGAATCCCAGGACACACGTGCTCTGGACAATTCGACAGAGGATCTGGACAACTCAACTCTGGTCCAGGGCAACTCTGTGAAGGAACTGGACCGGGCCACCCTACTGGACTGTGCCCCGCCTGAGCCAGCAGTCAGCCCGGGCCGCGTGGGGCTGGAGGCAGCAGGGGGGGAGCTGTGA